A genomic stretch from Lathyrus oleraceus cultivar Zhongwan6 chromosome 2, CAAS_Psat_ZW6_1.0, whole genome shotgun sequence includes:
- the LOC127119531 gene encoding soyasapogenol B glucuronide galactosyltransferase translates to MLSHGGAEANNLNVVFLPFCITSHTIPMIDMARIFAMHGVNITILTTAGNVGIFQKCIERDISHGRCIKIHLLEFPAKQVGLPIGLEIVNANTPPPTALKIFEGCELLRPQIENYLFDKLEVDCIVSDMFYPWTVETAAKLGVPRFVFCPASIFSRCAELSFIQHTAHTEVKSDFEKVMIIGLPHKLEIARLQLPLWLKEPTEFGSIMKLVDDSTRRSYGAVFNSFYDMEGAYEEHYKNVFGTKCWSIGPVSFWANQDLSDKAERGDEKVEEGDVLLQWLNSKKENSVIYVSFGSINKFLTSQLIEIAHALEASTHDFIWVVRKNNDVGVSEGEQGFMEEFEKRVKESGKGYLIWGWAPQLLILENKAIGGIVTHCGWNTTIESMNVGLPMVTWPLFAEQFFHEKLVVEVLKIGVSIGVRKWRDWNEFGSEVVKREDIGKAIGLVMGNGKEAKEMRSRAQALSEDSKKAILVGGSSHAKLIQIIEELHSLKLQRLNGGI, encoded by the exons ATGTTGTCTCATGGAGGAGCAGAAGCCAATAACCTCAACGTTGTTTTCCTTCCCTTTTGCATTACAAGTCACACCATCCCAATGATCGACATGGCAAGGATATTTGCCATGCATGGTGTAAACATCACCATACTCACCACAGCAGGCAACGTCGGAATTTTTCAAAAATGCATCGAGCGTGATATTAGTCACGGTCGATGCATAAAAATACACTTGTTGGAATTCCCGGCCAAACAAGTCGGGCTTCCGATTGGATTAGAAATCGTCAACGCAAATACTCCTCCTCCGACAGCCTTGAAAATCTTTGAGGGGTGTGAACTCCTACGACCACAAATAGAGAATTACTTGTTTGACAAATTGGAAGTTGATTGCATTGTTAGTGACATGTTTTACCCTTGGACCGTGGAAACTGCAGCCAAGTTAGGTGTTCCAAGATTTGTATTCTGTCCTGCAAGTATTTTTTCTCGTTGTGCAGAGCTCTCGTTTATCCAACATACAGCTCACACCGAAGTGAAGTCTGATTTTGAAAAAGTCATGATCATAGGGTTGCCCCATAAGTTGGAGATAGCTAGATTGCAATTACCACTTTGGTTAAAAGAGCCAACTGAGTTTGGATCCATAATGAAG CTGGTCGATGATTCAACTAGAAGAAGCTATGGTGCAGTATTCAATAGCTTTTACGACATGGAGGGTGCTTATGAGGAGCATTACAAGAATGTGTTTGGGACAAAGTGTTGGAGCATAGGACCGGTTTCATTTTGGGCAAACCAAGATTTATCTGATAAGGCAGAAAGAGGAGACGAAAAAGTTGAAGAAGGTGATGTTTTGCTTCAATGGCTCAACTCCAAGAAAGAGAATTCTGTTATCTATGTAAGTTTTGGTAGCATAAATAAGTTTCTAACATCTCAACTTATTGAAATTGCCCATGCACTTGAAGCTTCAACCCATGATTTCATTTGGGTGGTTCGTAAAAATAATGATGTTGGAGTTAGTGAAGGTGAACAAGGTTTTATGGAAGAGTTTGAGAAGAGAGTGAAAGAAAGCGGTAAAGGATATTTGATATGGGGATGGGCCCCACAACTGTTGATACTTGAAAACAAAGCTATTGGAGGCATTGTGACTCATTGTGGTTGGAACACAACAATTGAAAGCATGAATGTTGGGTTGCCTATGGTGACTTGGCCTTTGTTTGCGGAACAATTTTTTCATGAGAAACTAGTGGTTGAAGTGTTGAAGATTGGGGTATCTATTGGAGTAAGAAAATGGAGAGATTGGAATGAGTTTGGGAGTGAGGTTGTGAAAAGGGAGGATATTGGAAAGGCTATTGGTTTGGTGATGGGAAATGGAAAAGAAGCTAAGGAGATGAGATCAAGAGCCCAAGCTTTGAGTGAGGATTCAAAGAAAGCCATACTTGTTGGTGGCTCTTCTCATGCCAAATTGATACAAATCATTGAGGAGCTTCACTCACTTAAACTTCAAAGGCTTAATGGTGGCATATGA